One stretch of Mycobacteriales bacterium DNA includes these proteins:
- a CDS encoding alpha/beta hydrolase codes for MDVQDWWSGGEVVPLELSGTEQGVFVRREGWGPSMTLLHGFPSSSHDWAKIAPALAERYALTMPDLLGFGASSKPREHRYSVLEQADLVEALWVREGIASTVVVAHDYSVSVAQELLTRRAAGALAVDVRALHFMNGGVYPDLHRPQPAQVALLDPEHGPQISAAMNGELFMAGLAPTFPEGYGSAADAARIWQSFHLHNGQRNTHLLIRYIEDRRENAERWTQVLETTDVPLTFVWGMLDPVSGAHMAERIRERLPDAPFTALEDVAHWPPLEAPERVAAALLSSQP; via the coding sequence GTGGACGTGCAGGACTGGTGGTCAGGCGGCGAAGTGGTTCCACTGGAGCTGAGCGGAACCGAGCAGGGCGTCTTCGTTCGCCGCGAGGGGTGGGGGCCGTCCATGACGCTGCTGCATGGGTTCCCCAGCTCATCGCACGACTGGGCGAAGATCGCCCCTGCCTTGGCCGAGCGCTACGCGCTCACGATGCCCGACCTGCTGGGCTTCGGCGCGTCCAGCAAGCCGCGCGAGCACCGCTACTCGGTGCTCGAGCAGGCGGACCTGGTCGAGGCGCTGTGGGTGCGCGAGGGGATCGCGTCGACGGTGGTCGTGGCGCACGACTACTCGGTCAGCGTCGCGCAGGAGCTCCTGACGCGGCGCGCGGCCGGCGCGCTCGCGGTCGACGTGCGCGCGCTCCACTTCATGAACGGGGGCGTCTACCCGGATCTGCATCGGCCCCAGCCCGCGCAGGTGGCCCTACTCGATCCGGAGCACGGGCCGCAGATAAGCGCTGCGATGAACGGCGAGTTGTTCATGGCCGGCCTCGCGCCGACATTCCCGGAGGGGTACGGCTCGGCTGCCGACGCCGCCAGGATCTGGCAGAGCTTCCACCTCCACAACGGACAGCGGAACACGCATCTCCTGATCCGCTACATCGAGGACCGCCGCGAGAACGCCGAGCGCTGGACGCAGGTACTCGAGACGACTGACGTACCGCTTACCTTCGTCTGGGGAATGCTCGATCCGGTCTCCGGCGCGCACATGGCCGAGCGCATCCGCGAGCGACTCCCGGACGCACCGTTCACGGCGCTGGAGGACGTTGCACATTGGCCGCCGCTTGAGGCACCGGAGCGCGTGGCCGCCGCGCTACTGAGCAGCCAGCCCTAG